One Thermoanaerobaculia bacterium genomic window carries:
- a CDS encoding roadblock/LC7 domain-containing protein, with the protein MASPDLIMYDEEFQLIKEIISRLRVDANAKIVFLVDKNGQQIAANGDLESVDTTSLASLTAGNVAATDGLARLIGEKEFSILFHEGEKDNIHISIVGQRVILVVIFDDRSSLGLVRLRVRKASMELEKVFQDLLKKVELEKSNLASGFESPFAEITDEDIDNLFSE; encoded by the coding sequence ATGGCGTCTCCCGACCTCATCATGTATGACGAGGAATTCCAGCTGATCAAGGAGATCATTTCGCGTCTCCGCGTGGATGCCAACGCGAAAATCGTTTTCCTCGTCGACAAGAACGGCCAGCAGATCGCCGCCAACGGCGATCTCGAATCGGTCGACACGACCTCCCTCGCGTCGCTCACCGCCGGGAACGTGGCGGCGACCGACGGCCTCGCGCGACTCATCGGAGAGAAGGAGTTCTCGATCCTCTTCCACGAAGGGGAGAAGGACAACATCCACATCTCGATCGTCGGGCAGCGGGTCATCCTGGTCGTGATCTTCGACGATCGCTCGTCGCTCGGGCTCGTGCGCCTGCGGGTCCGGAAGGCGTCGATGGAGCTCGAAAAGGTCTTCCAGGACCTCCTCAAGAAGGTGGAGCTGGAGAAATCGAACCTCGCGAGCGGCTTCGAATCGCCGTTTGCGGAAATCACGGACGAAGACATCGACAACCTGTTTTCCG